From one Phaeodactylum tricornutum CCAP 1055/1 chromosome 16, whole genome shotgun sequence genomic stretch:
- a CDS encoding predicted protein, translating to MEKSRTNQCVELPSSERSPETNGTHLTMSATQRYPTANKRRRMSNTMKDDARTQSKDGVLSGNDSSVASNFSGNHKNTGTDHYDDVDVLQNQGVGEMSKSMDWKHEIDPCNGKASDFTSSSVVINPSGTGGKQPNALFADRQSFTSSKNDFAAKNGKHSPSLSITTQIPNDIDTCVLSVSEIRHDAPKDWYHNEAMYTEKVCPGSELRHGNLNSPDEANIGNESQMLHSPAPRPYQERLRTPGSGGMGASPQRISHKYNKRSYPSQNHFGDDDLHSPCENPGSRIGPNFQVTELPIPSNNFKKSEQGVVIWSPQLARLATLSGQDLDGFLEKAKESNVSFQLMEALHRSGYNTKAALTEFIGMYHENPDMSIEITNGDQRRELESIFERLAANAHGDGNGMDSTARALKTRREKVIVHYYRWKCKSSVYQKRKSLLRRQPLEYDTCFVCQDGGLLLICDRCNKTYHPRCVNLRVVPEKEWLCENCKSEHIPRKKGRPTPTSGKEMLPTLLSVHKELGTAHNTKGIVTSSQTSFPLNGVADVSHLCPPPATIHIDSRSESTACFVSAFEGCVGCESERSVELEDDQGTVESPSNSGSSISEKSPSSASCPDVYGSNQSVTINSPGATLLRELLSDRSTLSSTSSDTSFMKSDTDFDDALEELSSECDSIPMTLRSPSQPDGGLPGFRAPANGTNQDSTADKSNSEALTSLQFASTCGQGISSTSSQNGAPYDTFGYIPPFRPPNYWTPAYVQQGLSSKVQYQPAATFAINPSPLPPSYCSNIAQTSHTTDSLRAFPPHLNPFQPGYAYFNQYQTAKPSVPIPNAMKYMQYLSAHNSSDPQP from the coding sequence ATGGAAAAGTCCCGGACAAATCAATGCGTCGAGCTTCCCTCGTCCGAGCGGTCGCCCGAAACGAACGGAACACATTTGACCATGAGTGCGACCCAGCGGTACCCGACTGCGAACAAACGCCGGCGTATGTCGAACACTATGAAAGACGATGCACGCACTCAAAGCAAAGACGGTGTCTTGAGTGGGAATGACTCATCGGTGGCCAGTAATTTTTCTGGAAATCACAAAAATACGGGGACGGACCACTACGACGATGTTGACGTTCTACAGAACCAAGGCGTTGGGGAGATGTCTAAAAGCATGGATTGGAAACACGAAATTGATCCATGTAACGGGAAAGCAAGCGATTTCACATCATCGTCGGTGGTGATCAATCCATCCGGCACAGGAGGAAAGCAACCGAACGCGTTGTTCGCTGACAGACAAAGCTTTACCTCATCGAAGAATGATTTTGCTGCGAAGAACGGAAAACACTCTCCTTCTTTATCGATAACAACGCAAATTCCGAATGACATCGATACGTGTGTGTTGAGTGTCTCGGAAATTCGCCACGATGCACCAAAAGACTGGTATCACAATGAGGCAATGTACACGGAAAAAGTCTGTCCCGGTTCTGAGCTCCGACATGGAAATCTCAACTCGCCCGATGAAGCAAACATTGGTAACGAATCACAAATGCTCCATTCGCCGGCCCCTCGTCCCTATCAAGAAAGGCTCAGGACTCCGGGAAGCGGCGGAATGGGCGCTAGCCCTCAAAGAATATCACACAAGTACAATAAACGATCGTATCCTTCCCAAAATCATTTCGGTGACGATGACCTTCATAGTCCTTGCGAAAATCCCGGAAGCCGTATTGGGCCCAATTTTCAAGTCACAGAACTACCAATACCGTCAAACAATTTTAAAAAATCGGAGCAAGGCGTTGTAATTTGGAGTCCACAGCTTGCCCGATTGGCGACACTGTCCGGGCAGGACCTTgacggctttttggaaaaggcgaaGGAGTCGAATGTTTCATTCCAGCTCATGGAGGCTCTACACCGTAGTGGCTACAATACCAAGGCTGCACTTACAGAGTTTATCGGTATGTACCACGAAAATCCGGATATGTCGATTGAGATCACGAACGGTGATCAACGTAGAGAACTTGAATCTATCTTTGAACGACTAGCAGCGAATGCCCATGGAGATGGGAATGGTATGGATTCTACTGCCCGCGCCTTGAAGACGCGAAGGGAGAAGGTTATAGTTCATTACTACCGATGGAAGTGCAAGAGCAGCGTTTACCAAAAACGGAAGTCTCTGCTACGCCGCCAGCCTCTGGAGTATGATACGTGCTTTGTCTGCCAAGATGGGGGGCTTTTACTTATTTGCGATCGATGCAACAAAACCTACCATCCTCGTTGTGTAAACCTCCGTGTTGTACCTGAAAAGGAATGGCTTTGTGAAAACTGTAAATCTGAGCATATTCCCAGAAAAAAGGGACGACCGACTCCTACCTCCGGAAAAGAAATGTTGCCTACTTTGCTCTCTGTCCACAAAGAACTCGGGACCGCACATAATACCAAAGGCATAGTAACCTCTTCTCAGACATCCTTCCCGTTGAACGGAGTTGCAGATGTAAGCCATCTGTGTCCTCCTCCGGCAACTATACACATTGATTCGAGAAGTGAATCAACAGCTTGCTTCGTGAGCGCGTTTGAAGGGTGTGTGGGTTGCGAAAGCGAAAGGTCTGTGGAACTCGAAGACGATCAGGGGACTGTAGAATCGCCGTCCAACTCGGGCTCCTCGATAAGTGAAAAATCTCCGTCGAGCGCGTCATGCCCAGACGTCTACGGCTCCAACCAATCGGTCACCATTAACTCCCCTGGCGCAACTTTGTTACGAGAGCTGTTGTCTGATCGAAGCACTTTGTCATCGACTAGTTCGGACACGTCTTTCATGAAATCAGATACCGATTTTGACGACGCGCTTGAAGAGCTGTCTTCCGAATGTGATTCAATCCCGATGACGCTACGGAGCCCATCACAACCAGACGGAGGCCTTCCCGGATTCCGAGCTCCAGCAAATGGAACAAATCAGGACTCTACCGCGGATAAGTCAAATTCGGAGGCATTGACTAGCCTTCAATTTGCATCAACTTGCGGACAAGGTATCTCGAGTACCTCTTCACAAAACGGGGCTCCATATGATACCTTCGGCTACATTCCTCCTTTTAGACCTCCAAATTATTGGACGCCAGCTTACGTCCAACAAGGATTGAGTTCAAAAGTACAATACCAACCAGCTGCTACTTTTGCGATCAATCCTTCGCCGCTACCTCCGTCTTATTGTTCGAACATCGCACAAACGAGCCACACTACTGATTCATTGCGAGCTTTCCCACCTCACCTTAATCCTTTTCAACCTGGGTATGCATATTTCAACCAATATCAAACGGCAAAGCCGTCAGTACCTATACCCAACGCAATGAAGTACATGCAATATCTCTCCGCACACAATAGCTCCGATCCACAGCCGTAG
- a CDS encoding predicted protein → MSYTQAPPPHGDDLLRSTSTLALNNVGVALLERSCFRQAMGTFRDALANLQDINRSFAKLRLQHATHRLASPQIDLPRESANPHSDKLHAFRIETLSDTDSVPSLLARMTQTLVPTTAPLEPSPSSCDIQKAYSTNLVPRTLILCPIRMEQINVGEGTKLAVLLYNFAVAHLCLAETITTTIVSDDDDEEEGDEDTNYHEQQDMDCLTSEQDFLYDNALQILNHIKDMLYSWIANERRADFNMPHASGATSVQHVTSGAGESRWYGNCLPYLYAAPPEVAYLLAVGCDPGRLLRQLLQILVWDYTGHVFAANELHGDADAAFEQTWYLRETAAQLQMSFYQNSSLAMTMTRRGWRFPNREINTFQDPISVIATGTADAA, encoded by the coding sequence ATGTCGTATACGCAAGCCCCTCCTCCGCACGGCGATGACCTCCTTCGCTCAACAAGTACCCTCGCGCTCAACAACGTCGGAGTCGCACTCCTAGAGCGATCCTGCTTCCGTCAAGCTATGGGCACTTTCCGGGACGCCCTGGCGAACCTCCAAGACATTAACAGAAGTTTTGCTAAGTTGCGCCTCCAACACGCGACGCACCGCTTGGCCTCTCCCCAAATCGATCTGCCCCGCGAAAGTGCCAACCCACATTCCGACAAACTTCATGCATTCCGTATCGAAACGCTTTCGGACACGGATTCCGTACCAAGCCTGTTGGCCCGCATGACGCAAACATTGGTACCGACGACTGCGCCGCTAGAGCCTTCGCCTTCGTCGTGCGATATCCAGAAAGCATATTCGACCAACTTAGTTCCCCGCACCTTGATCCTATGCCCAATCCGCATGGAACAGATAAATGTAGGAGAAGGTACTAAGCTTGCCGTCCTGCTCTACAACTTTGCGGTGGCGCATCTGTGCTTGGCAGAGACGATCACGACGACCATAGTcagtgatgacgacgatgaggaggaAGGCGACGAAGATACCAACTACCACGAACAGCAAGATATGGACTGTCTCACTTCAGAACAAGATTTTCTGTACGATAACGCCTTGCAGATCTTAAATCACATCAAGGACATGCTATATTCGtggattgccaacgaaagGCGCGCCGATTTTAACATGCCACACGCGTCGGGGGCAACATCCGTGCAACATGTCACGTCGGGAGCCGGCGAAAGCCGATGGTACGGAAATTGTCTCCCGTACCTCTACGCGGCTCCACCGGAAGTTGCCTACTTGCTCGCCGTTGGCTGCGACCCTGGTCGCTTGTTGCGGCAGTTGTTGCAAATATTGGTATGGGACTACACTGGTCACGTGTTCGCGGCCAACGAATTGCACGGTGACGCCGATGCCGCGTTTGAACAGACCTGGTATTTGAGGGAAACGGCGGCTCAGTTGCAAATGTCTTTTTATCAAAACAGCAGCCTCGCGATGACGATGACTCGAAGGGGATGGCGTTTCCCTAATCGCGAAATCAACACTTTTCAGGATCCAATCAGCGTCATCGCAACCGGGACCGCTGATGCAGCATAG
- the CAF1-subunit-A gene encoding chromatin assembly factor subunit (Similar to the subunit A of the chromatin assembly factor 1 (CAF1) bringing newly synthesized histones H3 and H4 tetramer to replicating DNA), which yields MCFGTRLWSMTQNTPYVVVFGNVPLGDGDVFRNLWPVRRTSPSTTRRKTRKSKSRTGGGRGADGSNARRPIPVPYARNADGRIRCVPSPATLSYTAPTVWVAYADPTLRVFGVYLFLPRTGSLPTHCYDDCTRWFRQPLLHSSTKYPHTHRFRNACDAVSAPVSFTLPQSRARSLVNNMPSLASIEVPLDIVEDDNDQTHQDDTTGLGKRLQKSVATSKASVVTVTSAANASPSSNAAADDATPCGSVPETRKITPTDTKPSRSALPRQQQKTLAGFFAVGKRSPSSVRPTNPRKACGSRTTLRTDSTTPTSLPRTAVPVTTTTTTNKANTRSARSQSQATTPAARPVVPSSVGTRAGLGPQQAALMDICLGRVNLLPCFDHNTPNDRRDPTTPPPPTVASATKDAPTIPPEEASTKSTTDRGSRGKTLTTDTHEPAVVDLTIDTVGTNKSCTKTIVPTGTTQSLRSVHDAAMVQPGHGSARLDTSSPPRAKVDTEASSDHRTVHSTNETQTRPSAQYDSLRLQAQARAQSVLQRCRTIAEEDFTVALPKISPLSKDEILATESSDFPEPAVECLAALVEGSALPLAALAAYVANELNGIYNTKVFTHTLVTAKIPLVANRKQYVKHPSAASVTGDGDSVAAPSPPPVRALEDDRPDHVWRWELTVPELLEPVSRKLVLKARSARRKLAAEFQSCAKVLQVLTEMDAWWLREPAPPQPASTKKFERLTTRLVLEQTRLLKYARDEEAAKLAEQAQRKKLREASVAKATQQAEAAAAKQRIKEQAAAEKQRKKDEAEAEKQRKKDEADRKLQEKEDAAREATEAKQAKLRKQKSCLMSFLSATKKASEEATHEHLTSFVEAMEAVDCEMEPTLGSAPTSPLKPTKSHFDVVAFRAALERGVVPSKSQACSRHGRYWKASRHRRTKMVNMEVFVTVVPENGAFGAQPFAEQQTITVPNKYKFLRFHEDVRPPYFGTWSKRGSIVTGKTPFRKETTLLEYDYDSEAEWEEGDDEIGEDLENGEGDDDEEDKEEEEAAGDDEDGWLAADDEIDDELDDETRRLRIKALAAADSPKQKEQIVHVIAPRDGKPIVDAHVSCAAKCVQGLDVRQASRILASHKALVLYDCDLFLDAFPPELIDESFSDASPAEASNKAPGSQEMSEDDFKTVAKFVHNCTLASKDKVVDELRKAHESVTSSRAHALRVLESMADKKKHPVKGIYWEVKGEVLDKLGLEDLKSVENDSQDVLRTIAKFVHNSTLNSKERVVDELLIAHESIASSRAEAMRILESVAEKRKHPVSGAYWQVKEPAKSELGLADLSSNPPILPGTEALATALTMPTEKERKALQDTPSIKATSTSGKKRKTGVQLTAVSSTKKATLSVAVDNEPRAVKPREPLFEKVSKSPSKKRKEPPASSKILTSFLSKKPAVESTSATQPIG from the exons ATGTGTTTCGGAACACGTTTATGGAGCATGACTCAAAATACTCCGTATGTCGTTGTGTTCGGAAATGTGCCACTGGGAGACGGGGACGTCTTCCGGAACTTATGGCCAGTCCGAAGAACTAGTCCCTCCACGACTAGGCGGAAAACCCGGAAGTCGAAATCAAGAACGGGAGGAGGTCGCGGCGCGGACGGTTCGAATGCGCGCCGACCCATCCCTGTTCCGTACGCTCGCAATGCGGACGGACGGATCCGATGCGTTCCCTCTCCTGCAACACTCTCGTACACGGCACCCACGGTGTGGGTCGCCTATGCGGATCCGACTCTTCGCGTCTTTGGTGTGTACCTATTCCTTCCTCGGACAGGTTCGTTACCTACCCACTGCTACGACGACTGCACCCGGTGGTTTCGACAACCACTATTGCACTCTTCTACCAAGTATCCCCACACGCATCGGTTCCGAAACGCT TGCGACGCCGTATCGGCTCCAGTTTCGTTCACCCTTCCCCAGAGTCGCGCGCGATCGTTGGTGAACAACATGCCTTCCCTTGCCTCCATCGAAGTTCCTTTGGACATCGTCGAGGATGACAATGACCAAACACACCAGGACGACACCACCGGACTAGGCAAACGTCTACAAAAGTCAGTTGCAACATCGAAGGCTTCCGTGGTCACCGTCACTTCCGCTGCGAATGCGTCGCCCTCGTCGAACGCTGCGGCGGACGACGCGACGCCGTGCGGGAGCGTTCCGGAAACCCGCAAAATAACTCCAACAGATACCAAGCCATCCCGTAGTGCGTTGCCtcgacaacagcaaaagaCACTCGCCGGATTCTTTGCGGTTGGGAAACGATCACCATCGTCCGTCCGCCCGACGAACCCGCGGAAGGCGTGTGGGAGCCGTACGACGCTCCGCACGGATTCCACGACTCCGACGTCCCTGCCCCGCACCGCCGTCcccgtgacgacgacgacgacgacaaacaaGGCCAATACCCGCAGTGCGCGGTCCCAGTCCCAGGCTACCACTCCCGCCGCTCGTCCCGTCGTGCCATCCTCCGTCGGGACCCGTGCCGGACTCGGACCCCAGCAGGCGGCCCTCATGGACATTTGCCTCGGCCGTGTGAATCTCCTCCCTTGCTTCGATCACAACACACCGAACGATCGGCGGGATCCGACgacgccaccaccaccaacggtCGCTTCCGCAACAAAAGACGCGCCGACGATTCCACCCGAGGAGGCCTCCACAAAATCAACGACGGATCGGGGCTCCAGGGGGAAGACGCTGACGACCGACACGCACGAACCAGCCGTCGTGGATCTTACAATTGATACCGTGGGAACAAACAAGAGTTGTACCAAGACGATCGTGCCCACGGGTACCACCCAGAGCTTACGGTCAGTACACGATGCCGCGATGGTGCAACCAGGCCACGGTTCCGCCCGTCTCGATACCTCGAGTCCTCCTCGTGCCAAAGTAGACACAGAGGCCTCTTCCGACCACCGTACGGTCCattccaccaacgaaacaCAGACGCGTCCGTCGGCGCAATACGACTCACTCCGCCTTCAGGCTCAGGCCCGCGCCCAATCTGTGTTGCAACGCTGCCGAACTATTGCGGAAGAAGACTTTACCGTGGCCTTGCCCAAAATATCCCCGTTGTCGAAAGATGAGATTTTAGCCACGGAATCGAGTGACTTTCCGGAACCAGCCGTAGAATGCCTAGCGGCACTCGTGGAAGGCAGTGCTTTGCCGCTGGCAGCGCTGGCGGCATACGTTGCGAACGAGCTCAATGGAATCTACAACACCAAGGTATTTACCCACACTCTCGTCACGGCCAAGATCCCGCTCGTGGCCAACCGTAAACAATACGTAAAACACCCGTCCGCGGCCTCGGTCACCGGCGACGGGGATTCGGTAGCGGCACCGTCGCCGCCACCCGTCCGTGCACTGGAAGACGATCGGCCGGATCACGTATGGCGATGGGAATTGACCGTTCCGGAGTTGCTGGAACCCGTCTCGCGCAAGCTCGTCCTCAAAGCGCGTTCCGCGCGTCGCAAGCTCGCGGCCGAGTTTCAAAGCTGTGCCAAAGTCCTCCAAGTCTTGACCGAAATGGACGCCTGGTGGTTGCGGGAGCCAGCGCCACCCCAACCAGCCTCGaccaaaaaatttgaaaggCTCACCACTCGTCTCGTGCTCGAGCAAACACGCTTGCTCAAGTACGCCCGGGACGAAGAAGCGGCCAAACTCGCGGAACAGGCCCAGCGGAAAAAGCTACGGGAGGCGTCCGTCGCCAAGGCTACGCAACAAGCCGAAGCGGCCGCCGCTAAACAGCGAATCAAAGAACAAGCTGCCGCGGAAAAACAACGGAAAAAAGACGAAGCCGAGGCGGAAAAGCAGCGTAAAAAGGACGAAGCCGATCGCAAGCTtcaggaaaaggaagatgCCGCACGTGAGGCTACGGAAGCGAAACAAGCCAAATTGCGCAAGCAAAAATCCTGCTTGATGAGTTTCTTATCTGCAACGAAGAAAGCTTCGGAAGAGGCAACGCATGAGCATTTGACATCCTTTGTCGAAGCGATGGAAGCGGTAGACTGCGAGATGGAGCCGACACTGGGCTCTGCTCCCACTTCTCCTCTCAAGCCAACGAAAAGTCATTTCGATGTCGTCGCCTTTCGTGCTGCTTTGGAACGAGGGGTCGTTCCTTCCAAGTCTCAAGCGTGTAGCAGACATGGACGCTATTGGAAAGCAAGTCGACACCGCCGGACAAAAATGGTAAATATGGAGGTTTTTGTGACTGTAGTGCCGGAAAATGGAGCCTTCGGGGCCCAGCCCTTTGCAGAGCAGCAAACGATAACCGTTCCAAACAAATATAAATTCCTCCGGTTTCACGAAGACGTTCGGCCACCCTATTTCGGCACGTGGAGTAAAAGAGGTTCCATTGTGACGGGAAAGACACCGTTTCGGAAAGAGACCACTCTATTGGAATACGACTACGATAGTGAGGCGGAATGGGAAGAAGGTGACGACGAAATCGGAGAAGATTTGGAGAACGGCGAgggagacgatgatgaagaagacaaagaggaagaagaagccgcaggagacgacgaagacggcTGGTTGGCTGCCGACGATGAAATCGATGACGAATTAGACGATGAAACGAGAAGGCTTCGTATAAAAGCCTTGGCTGCTGCCGATAGTCCGAAACAGAAGGAACAAATCGTACATGTCATCGCGCCGAGAGATGGCAAACCTATCGTTGACGCCCATGTCTCCTGCGCTGCTAAATGCGTTCAGGGCTTGGATGTTCGGCAGGCCTCTCGTATTTTAGCATCTCATAAGGCATTGGTTCTATATGATTGCGATTTATTTTTGGACGCGTTTCCCCCCGAGTTGATCGACGAAAGCTTCTCCGATGCTTCTCCTGCCGAAGCTAGTAACAAGGCACCGGGAAGTCAGGAAATGTCCGAGGACGATTTCAAGACCGTTGCCAAGTTTGTCCACAATTGCACCCTTGCATCGAAAGACAAGGTCGTCGACGAGCTTCGAAAGGCGCATGAAAGCGTCACTAGCAGCCGTGCTCATGCATTGCGAGTGCTCGAGTCCATGgccgacaaaaagaagcacCCTGTAAAGGGCATCTATTGGGAGGTAAAAGGTGAAGTACTCGATAAGCTTGGACTAGAGGATCTCAAGTCTGTTGAAAATGATTCACAAGATGTACTACGCACTATTGCGAAATTTGTACACAATAGTACACTCAATTCAAAAGAACGTGTAGTCGACGAGCTCTTGATAGCTCACGAGTCGATTGCATCGAGCCGCGCGGAAGCCATGCGCATTCTCGAGTCTGTTGCGGAGAAACGGAAACATCCTGTCAGTGGGGCTTACTGGCAAGTGAAGGAGCCGGCCAAGTCGGAGTTGGGCTTGGCAGACTTGTCGTCGAACCCGCCAATCCTGCCTGGTACAGAAGCACTAGCGACTGCGTTAACTATGCCCACTGAAAAAGAGAGGAAGGCTTTACAGGACACCCCATCGATCAAGGCGACATCAACGTCAGGTAAGAAGCGAAAGACTGGGGTACAATTAACTGCCGTATCTTCTACAAAGAAAGCTACTTTGTCGGTAGCCGTTGACAACGAGCCAAGAGCCGTGAAGCCTCGCGAACCTTTGTTCGAAAAGGTCTCGAAAAGCCCATCTAAAAAGCGAAAAGAACCGCCTGCTTCATCCAAGATTTTGACATCGTTCTTATCAAAAAAGCCAGCTGTCGAGTCGACGTCTGCTACGCAGCCAATCGGCTAG